A genomic segment from Modestobacter roseus encodes:
- the gltX gene encoding glutamate--tRNA ligase, with amino-acid sequence MSVKTRFCPSPTGLVHVGVMRAALFNWAHARHTGGSFLFRIEDTDAARDSEESYRHLLDSLRWLGLDWDEGPEVGGPNGPYRQSERAEVYREVAAKLLAAGHAYESFSTNEEVDARRRAAGQDPKLGYDNADRHLTEEQKAAFRAEGRQPVLRLRMPDEDISWTDLVRGEVRFAAGSVPDFVLVRGNGAPLYPFVNPVDDALMGVTDVLRGEDLLPSTPRQLALYRALTDIGVAAGTPRFGHLPLVNGEGNKKLSKRDPQSNFDVYRERGFLPEGLVNYLALLGWSIAEDRDVFSVQEMVEAFDVTRVSANPARFDLKKAEAINAAHLRALPVEEFRARVTPFLAAAGLVADPPTPEQQRVLTAIAPLAQERMIVLSDAVGLLGFLFTDDVEIDEAAAAKQLGAGAGEVLDAATAALRDLAAWETPAIEAALKEALVDGLGRKPRQAFGPVRVAVSGRTVSPPLYESIELLGRERTLARLAAARGIATG; translated from the coding sequence ATGAGCGTCAAGACCCGGTTCTGCCCGTCCCCGACGGGGCTGGTGCACGTCGGGGTGATGCGGGCGGCGCTGTTCAACTGGGCGCACGCCCGGCACACCGGCGGCAGCTTCCTGTTCCGCATCGAGGACACCGACGCCGCCCGCGACTCCGAGGAGTCCTACCGGCACCTGCTCGACTCCCTGCGCTGGCTGGGCCTGGACTGGGACGAGGGCCCCGAGGTGGGCGGTCCCAACGGGCCCTACCGCCAGTCGGAGCGGGCGGAGGTCTACCGGGAGGTCGCCGCGAAGCTGCTGGCCGCCGGCCACGCCTACGAGTCGTTCTCCACCAACGAGGAGGTCGACGCGCGCCGGCGGGCCGCCGGCCAGGACCCCAAGCTGGGCTACGACAACGCCGACCGCCACCTCACCGAGGAGCAGAAGGCCGCCTTCCGCGCCGAGGGCCGCCAGCCCGTGCTGCGGCTGCGGATGCCCGACGAGGACATCAGCTGGACCGACCTGGTGCGCGGCGAGGTGCGCTTCGCCGCCGGCTCGGTGCCCGACTTCGTGCTGGTCCGCGGCAACGGCGCCCCGCTCTACCCCTTCGTGAACCCCGTCGACGACGCGCTGATGGGCGTCACCGACGTGCTCCGCGGGGAGGACCTGCTGCCCTCCACCCCGCGGCAGCTCGCGCTGTACCGGGCGCTCACCGACATCGGCGTCGCCGCCGGCACGCCCCGCTTCGGGCACCTCCCGCTGGTCAACGGCGAGGGCAACAAGAAGCTGTCCAAGCGCGACCCGCAGTCCAACTTCGACGTCTACCGGGAGCGCGGCTTCCTGCCCGAGGGGCTGGTCAACTACCTGGCGCTGCTGGGCTGGTCGATCGCCGAGGACCGCGACGTCTTCTCCGTCCAGGAGATGGTCGAGGCCTTCGACGTGACCCGGGTCAGCGCCAACCCCGCGCGCTTCGACCTCAAGAAGGCCGAGGCGATCAACGCCGCCCACCTGCGGGCACTGCCGGTCGAGGAGTTCCGCGCCCGGGTCACGCCCTTCCTGGCCGCGGCCGGGCTGGTCGCCGACCCGCCGACGCCCGAGCAGCAGCGCGTGCTGACGGCGATCGCCCCGCTGGCCCAGGAGCGCATGATCGTGCTCTCCGACGCCGTCGGTCTGCTGGGCTTCCTCTTCACCGACGACGTCGAGATCGACGAGGCCGCCGCGGCCAAGCAGCTGGGCGCCGGCGCGGGGGAGGTGCTCGACGCCGCCACGGCCGCGCTGCGCGACCTGGCCGCCTGGGAGACCCCGGCGATCGAGGCGGCGCTGAAGGAGGCCCTCGTCGACGGGCTGGGCCGCAAGCCGCGCCAGGCGTTCGGGCCGGTGCGGGTGGCGGTCAGCGGCCGCACGGTCTCCCCGCCGCTGTACGAGTCGATCGAGCTGCTGGGCCGCGAGCGCACCCTGGCCCGGCTGGCCGCCGCCCGCGGGATCGCGACGGGATGA
- the leuD gene encoding 3-isopropylmalate dehydratase small subunit — MDAFTTHTGSAAPLRRSNVDTDQIIPAEYLKRITRTGFEDGLFVAWRTNEPDFVLNQPEYADASVLVAGPDFGTGSSREHAVWALLDGGFRVVISSRFADIFKNNSTKSGLLTVLMAQPEVEALWAAIEADPATAVTVDLRAKQVTYADVTVPFEIDDYTRWRLLEGLDDVGLTERHLDDVAAFEAQRPSWKPKALPALPA; from the coding sequence ATGGACGCCTTCACCACGCACACCGGCAGCGCCGCCCCGCTGCGGCGCAGCAACGTCGACACCGACCAGATCATCCCGGCGGAGTACCTCAAGCGGATCACCCGCACCGGCTTCGAGGACGGGCTGTTCGTCGCCTGGCGCACCAACGAGCCGGACTTCGTGCTCAACCAGCCGGAGTACGCCGACGCCTCGGTGCTGGTCGCCGGCCCCGACTTCGGCACCGGCTCCTCCCGGGAGCACGCCGTCTGGGCGCTGCTCGACGGCGGGTTCCGGGTCGTGATCAGCTCCCGGTTCGCCGACATCTTCAAGAACAACTCGACCAAGTCCGGGCTGCTCACCGTGCTGATGGCGCAGCCGGAGGTCGAGGCGCTGTGGGCCGCGATCGAGGCCGACCCGGCGACGGCGGTGACGGTCGACCTGCGGGCCAAGCAGGTCACCTACGCCGACGTCACGGTGCCGTTCGAGATCGACGACTACACCCGCTGGCGGCTGCTGGAGGGGCTGGACGACGTCGGGCTCACCGAGCGCCACCTGGACGACGTCGCGGCGTTCGAGGCGCAGCGCCCGTCCTGGAAGCCGAAGGCGCTCCCCGCCCTGCCCGCCTGA
- a CDS encoding CPBP family glutamic-type intramembrane protease: MTGWGGWPGGQPGEPYAGPPGQSYAGPPPTGPAGAPPVVPRVAVWYPPAAVPGPPAPPTGRRRQSRPVTPPGAPPHDAPQPYALLMRTRDWAWWRPVLGLLLLVVLYVVAGAVIGGIALFTGLTVDLYMDLTDAGVLLLTNISLIVAIPIIWLCWSVAHGMRIGWSSSVLGRLRWRLFRPLGWRGLATLGAAVAVLVVIDTVTGPGGVTGPSASYGWLVLVVVLTTPLQAAAEEYAFRGYLSQAIAGWIGRPRAGALVAALVTATLFSAAHLPPDVESFLYRFAMGLSFSAVVWWTGGLEAAIVAHTVNNVVIFLLGGALGGAVSADASDDLLGWWAALLGAVGMVAYVLWVRGLSRRLHPELLSPALDLRVTSQAPSGPGWPSQGVPHHVGPPAVPQSAYGPPAYGPPAYGPAAYGPPAYGPPAYGPPGYAPPAYGPPGHAAPPPPDDRWARPTGG; encoded by the coding sequence ATGACCGGCTGGGGCGGCTGGCCCGGCGGGCAGCCGGGGGAGCCCTACGCCGGCCCGCCGGGTCAGTCCTACGCCGGCCCACCGCCCACGGGCCCGGCCGGTGCGCCGCCGGTCGTGCCCCGGGTGGCCGTCTGGTACCCGCCGGCGGCCGTTCCCGGGCCGCCGGCGCCCCCGACCGGGCGCCGCCGGCAGAGCCGGCCGGTCACGCCACCCGGGGCGCCCCCGCACGATGCCCCGCAGCCCTACGCGCTGCTCATGCGGACCCGCGACTGGGCCTGGTGGCGACCGGTGCTGGGGCTGCTGCTGCTCGTCGTGCTGTACGTCGTCGCCGGTGCGGTGATCGGCGGGATCGCGCTGTTCACCGGCCTCACCGTCGACCTGTACATGGACCTCACCGACGCCGGCGTGCTGCTGCTGACCAACATCTCGCTGATCGTCGCGATCCCGATCATCTGGCTGTGCTGGTCGGTGGCGCACGGCATGCGGATCGGCTGGTCCTCCTCGGTCCTCGGCCGTTTGCGCTGGCGGCTGTTCCGGCCGCTGGGCTGGCGCGGCCTGGCCACCCTGGGCGCCGCGGTGGCCGTGCTGGTGGTCATCGACACCGTGACCGGGCCGGGCGGCGTCACCGGGCCGTCGGCCTCCTACGGCTGGCTGGTGCTGGTCGTGGTCCTCACCACCCCCTTGCAGGCCGCCGCGGAGGAGTACGCCTTCCGCGGCTACCTCAGCCAGGCCATCGCGGGCTGGATCGGCCGGCCGCGGGCCGGTGCGCTGGTCGCCGCGCTGGTCACCGCCACGCTGTTCTCCGCCGCCCACCTCCCACCGGACGTCGAGTCGTTCCTCTACCGGTTCGCCATGGGCCTGTCCTTCTCCGCCGTCGTCTGGTGGACCGGCGGCCTCGAGGCGGCGATCGTCGCGCACACCGTGAACAACGTGGTGATCTTCCTGCTGGGGGGCGCCCTGGGTGGCGCGGTCTCCGCCGACGCCTCCGACGACCTGCTCGGCTGGTGGGCGGCGTTGCTGGGCGCCGTCGGCATGGTCGCCTACGTGCTGTGGGTGCGCGGCCTGAGCCGTCGGCTGCACCCGGAGCTGCTCAGCCCGGCGCTGGACCTGCGGGTGACGTCCCAGGCCCCGAGCGGGCCGGGGTGGCCGTCCCAGGGCGTCCCGCACCACGTCGGGCCGCCGGCCGTCCCGCAGTCGGCGTACGGGCCGCCCGCCTACGGGCCGCCCGCCTACGGGCCGGCCGCCTACGGCCCGCCCGCCTACGGGCCGCCCGCCTACGGCCCGCCCGGGTACGCGCCGCCCGCCTACGGGCCGCCCGGGCACGCGGCGCCGCCCCCGCCGGACGACCGCTGGGCCCGGCCGACGGGGGGCTGA
- a CDS encoding IclR family transcriptional regulator yields MGQPNPVAVLDKAVAILRAVSDDPATLAELVTRTGLPRATAHRLATALEGHRLLRRTAGGAWAPGPGLAELGRGGADLADLAGRYLPGLRDATGESAQFYVRDGGSRVCIAAAERLSGLRDTVPVGARLPLTAGSAAHALLAFAPADEVNALLPSASFTARTLLDVRRRGWAHSIAEREPGVASLSAPVRDGTGGVLGAISISGPIERLGRRPSPEVVAAVLEAALTLSRAAR; encoded by the coding sequence GTGGGACAGCCTAACCCCGTTGCCGTGCTGGACAAAGCAGTGGCCATCCTCCGCGCCGTGAGCGACGACCCGGCCACGCTCGCCGAGCTGGTGACCCGCACCGGCCTGCCGCGCGCGACCGCGCACCGGCTGGCCACCGCCCTGGAGGGCCACCGCCTGCTGCGGCGCACCGCGGGTGGCGCCTGGGCACCCGGCCCCGGCCTCGCGGAGCTGGGCCGAGGTGGCGCCGACCTGGCCGACCTCGCCGGCCGGTACCTGCCGGGGCTGCGCGACGCGACCGGGGAGAGTGCCCAGTTCTACGTGCGCGACGGGGGCAGCCGGGTCTGCATCGCGGCGGCCGAACGGCTGAGCGGGCTGCGCGACACCGTGCCGGTGGGCGCTCGCCTCCCGCTCACCGCCGGGTCGGCCGCCCACGCCCTGCTGGCCTTCGCCCCCGCCGACGAGGTGAACGCCCTGCTGCCCTCGGCGAGCTTCACCGCCCGCACCCTGCTCGACGTCCGGCGTCGCGGCTGGGCGCACAGCATCGCCGAGCGCGAACCGGGGGTCGCGTCACTGTCGGCCCCGGTCCGCGACGGCACGGGCGGGGTGCTGGGCGCGATCTCGATCTCCGGCCCGATCGAACGGCTCGGGCGCCGGCCCAGCCCGGAGGTGGTGGCCGCGGTGCTCGAGGCAGCACTGACCCTCTCCCGCGCCGCGCGCTGA
- a CDS encoding helix-turn-helix domain-containing protein gives MDDARLTRIEQRLAALEARLIAVPAGPPAPEQFWLLHALATEAAGLPGGAVAYGGQVRLPGGEEYAWQRTHGAEEVRAADPEEDDALAAALSALAHPVRLRLLREVLGGTTTTAALAALPGLGTTGQLHHHLRQLTTAGWLRTTARGAYGVPPERVVPLHVVLAAVSS, from the coding sequence GTGGACGACGCCCGGCTGACCCGGATCGAGCAACGACTGGCGGCGCTGGAGGCACGGCTGATCGCCGTGCCGGCCGGCCCACCGGCGCCGGAGCAGTTCTGGCTGCTGCACGCGCTCGCCACCGAGGCGGCCGGGCTGCCCGGCGGCGCGGTGGCCTACGGCGGCCAGGTGCGGCTGCCCGGGGGCGAGGAGTACGCCTGGCAGCGGACGCACGGGGCCGAGGAGGTGCGCGCCGCGGACCCCGAGGAGGACGACGCGCTCGCCGCGGCCCTGTCCGCACTGGCCCACCCGGTGCGCCTGCGACTGCTGCGCGAGGTGCTGGGCGGCACCACCACGACCGCGGCGCTGGCCGCGCTCCCCGGGCTGGGCACCACCGGCCAGCTGCACCACCACCTGCGGCAGCTCACCACCGCCGGCTGGCTGCGCACGACCGCTCGCGGCGCGTACGGGGTGCCGCCCGAGCGGGTCGTCCCGCTGCACGTCGTCCTGGCGGCGGTGTCGTCGTGA
- a CDS encoding NUDIX hydrolase: MSTLPEPAPLIPAAGGALWRRRPDGTLETALVHRPKYDDWSLPKGKLDPGEHPLLAAVREVDEETGLRTVVGRRSVQTRYEHRQGPKRVDYWVMRAAGGDFVPNDEVDELRWLSLPDADRVVSHDHDRAVLHDLARTDVPRMPQLLLVRHASAGERGDWDGPDDERPLDRRGRGQAAALAAVLPAFGPVRVLAAPPVRCRETVTPLAEELGLPVGEVPELGEDGFEADPEAGLAVVERLLTTDAPDDGVTVVCSQGGAIPSVLLSLGVRWHGTAGALWPPAAKGSVWALSGRPGALAADYYRDFTADPAAPSGRATGTAGRVAATS, encoded by the coding sequence GTGAGCACGCTGCCTGAGCCCGCCCCGCTGATCCCGGCGGCCGGCGGTGCGCTGTGGCGCCGCCGCCCCGACGGCACGCTCGAGACCGCACTGGTGCACCGGCCCAAGTACGACGACTGGTCGCTGCCCAAGGGCAAGCTCGACCCCGGGGAGCACCCGCTGCTGGCCGCCGTGCGGGAGGTCGACGAGGAGACCGGCCTGCGCACCGTCGTCGGCCGGCGCAGCGTGCAGACCCGCTACGAGCACCGGCAGGGCCCCAAGCGGGTCGACTACTGGGTGATGCGCGCCGCCGGCGGTGACTTCGTGCCCAACGACGAGGTCGACGAGCTGCGCTGGCTGTCCCTGCCCGACGCCGACCGGGTGGTCAGCCACGACCACGACCGCGCGGTGCTGCACGACCTGGCCCGCACCGACGTGCCGCGGATGCCGCAGCTGCTGCTGGTCCGGCACGCGTCGGCCGGTGAGCGCGGCGACTGGGACGGCCCGGACGACGAGCGCCCGCTGGACCGCCGGGGCCGCGGGCAGGCGGCCGCGCTGGCCGCGGTGCTGCCCGCCTTCGGCCCCGTCCGGGTGCTCGCCGCGCCACCGGTGCGCTGCCGGGAGACGGTGACGCCGCTCGCGGAGGAGCTGGGCCTGCCGGTGGGCGAGGTGCCCGAGCTCGGCGAGGACGGCTTCGAGGCCGACCCCGAGGCGGGGCTGGCCGTCGTCGAACGGCTGCTGACCACCGACGCGCCGGACGACGGCGTGACCGTGGTGTGCAGCCAGGGCGGGGCGATCCCCTCGGTGCTGCTCTCCCTCGGGGTGCGCTGGCACGGCACCGCCGGGGCGCTGTGGCCGCCGGCGGCCAAGGGCAGCGTGTGGGCGCTCAGCGGCCGGCCGGGCGCGCTGGCCGCGGACTACTACCGCGACTTCACCGCCGACCCGGCGGCGCCGTCGGGCCGGGCGACCGGCACCGCCGGCCGGGTCGCCGCCACCAGCTGA
- a CDS encoding sodium:solute symporter family protein, giving the protein MVLAADETLRLDANFVDYLLVVAYFAVVLLIGFAARRRVSDSLDFFLSGRSLPAWVTGLAFISANLGAVEIIGMSANGAQFGMATFHYFWIGAVPAMLFLGVVMMPFYYGSKVRSVPEFMRRRFGTGAHLVNALSFALAQVLIAGINLYLLATIVNALLGWPQWISLIVAAVIVLSYITLGGLSAAIYNEVLQFFVIVAALLPLTLIGLHRVGGVGGLIDAIRDSGNENDLSSWPGSDLTSIENPVLSVIGIVFGLGFVLSFGYWTTNFVEVQRAMATKSMSAARSTPIIGSFPKMFIPFIVIVPGMIAAVLVNETADLKAGGDPGVTYNDSILLLIRDVLPNGLLGVAIAGLLASFMAGMAANISAFNTVFSYDLWQQYVKKDRPDEYYLRVGRLATVGATVIAIFTALIAANFDNLMDYLQTLFGFFNAPLFATFILGMFWKRMTPTAGWTGLVSGTLAAVLVWSLSETGVIGLEGQGASFVAAGAAFVVDIAVSVGVSMVTTPKPVSELAGLVYSETPKEVRTDPDAHKLPWYQSPTKLAGISLVLVIALNLIFR; this is encoded by the coding sequence GTGGTGCTCGCTGCTGACGAGACGCTGCGGCTCGACGCCAACTTCGTCGACTACCTGCTCGTCGTCGCCTACTTCGCTGTCGTGCTGCTCATCGGCTTCGCCGCCCGGCGGCGCGTGTCCGACAGCCTCGACTTCTTCCTCTCCGGCCGGTCGCTGCCGGCCTGGGTGACCGGCCTGGCCTTCATCTCGGCCAACCTCGGCGCGGTCGAGATCATCGGCATGTCGGCCAACGGTGCCCAGTTCGGCATGGCCACGTTCCACTACTTCTGGATCGGCGCCGTCCCGGCGATGCTCTTCCTGGGCGTCGTGATGATGCCCTTCTACTACGGCTCGAAGGTCCGGTCCGTGCCGGAGTTCATGCGCCGGCGGTTCGGCACCGGGGCGCACCTGGTGAACGCGCTGAGCTTCGCGCTGGCCCAGGTGCTCATCGCCGGCATCAACCTGTACCTGCTGGCCACCATCGTGAACGCGCTGCTCGGCTGGCCGCAGTGGATCTCGCTGATCGTGGCCGCGGTCATCGTGCTCAGCTACATCACCCTCGGCGGCCTCTCCGCGGCCATCTACAACGAGGTGCTGCAGTTCTTCGTCATCGTGGCCGCGCTGCTGCCGCTGACGCTCATCGGCCTGCACCGGGTGGGTGGCGTCGGTGGCCTGATCGACGCGATCCGGGACAGCGGCAACGAGAACGACCTGAGCTCCTGGCCGGGTTCGGACCTGACCAGCATCGAGAACCCGGTGCTGTCGGTCATCGGCATCGTCTTCGGCCTGGGTTTCGTGCTCTCCTTCGGCTACTGGACGACGAACTTCGTCGAGGTCCAGCGGGCGATGGCGACCAAGTCGATGTCGGCGGCCCGGAGCACCCCGATCATCGGGTCGTTCCCGAAGATGTTCATCCCGTTCATCGTCATCGTCCCCGGCATGATCGCCGCGGTCCTGGTCAACGAGACCGCGGACCTGAAGGCCGGCGGGGACCCGGGGGTCACCTACAACGACTCGATCCTGCTGCTGATCCGCGACGTGCTGCCCAACGGCCTGCTGGGCGTGGCGATCGCCGGTCTGCTCGCCTCCTTCATGGCCGGCATGGCAGCCAACATCTCCGCCTTCAACACCGTCTTCAGCTACGACCTGTGGCAGCAGTACGTGAAGAAGGACCGGCCCGACGAGTACTACCTGCGGGTCGGGCGGCTGGCCACGGTCGGCGCCACGGTGATCGCCATCTTCACCGCGCTCATCGCCGCCAACTTCGACAACCTGATGGACTACCTGCAGACGCTGTTCGGGTTCTTCAACGCCCCGCTGTTCGCCACGTTCATCCTCGGCATGTTCTGGAAGCGGATGACGCCCACGGCCGGCTGGACCGGGCTGGTGTCCGGCACGCTCGCCGCGGTGCTGGTCTGGTCGTTGAGCGAGACCGGCGTGATCGGCCTGGAGGGGCAGGGCGCGAGCTTCGTCGCCGCGGGCGCGGCGTTCGTGGTCGACATCGCCGTCAGCGTCGGGGTCAGCATGGTCACGACGCCCAAGCCGGTCTCAGAACTGGCCGGCCTCGTCTACTCCGAGACGCCCAAGGAGGTGCGCACCGACCCCGATGCGCACAAGCTGCCCTGGTACCAGTCGCCGACGAAGCTCGCCGGCATCTCGCTGGTGCTCGTCATCGCCCTGAACCTGATCTTCCGCTGA
- the leuC gene encoding 3-isopropylmalate dehydratase large subunit, producing the protein MGTTLAQKVYEQHVVRRTAGEPDLLYIDLHLVHEVTSPQAFDGLRAAGRTVRRPDLTMATEDHNVPTLDILKPIADPVSRAQVEALRRNAAEFGIRLAPMGDRDQGIVHVIGPQLGLTQPGTTIVCGDSHTSTHGAFGALAFGIGTSEVEHVLATQTLPQLPAKQMAVTVDGELPPGVSAKDIILAVIAEIGTGGGQGHVIEYRGSAIEALSMEARMTICNMSIEAGARAGLIAPDQTTFDFLQGRPHAPQGADWDAAVAQWRTLRTDDDAVFDREVRIDAASLTPYVTWGTNPGQGLPIDASVPDPAQIADESERRAAESALAYMGLTAGTPLREIEVDTVFLGSCTNGRIEDLRVAAALLKGKHVDESTRMLVVPGSVQVKLQAEAEGLDQVFLDAGAEWRGAGCSMCLGMNPDQLKPGERSASTSNRNFQGRQGKGGRTHLVSPAVAAATALTGRLTAPADLPDAVPTTV; encoded by the coding sequence GTGGGCACGACCCTGGCGCAGAAGGTGTACGAGCAGCACGTCGTGCGGCGGACGGCGGGGGAGCCCGACCTCCTCTACATCGACCTGCACCTCGTGCACGAGGTGACCAGCCCGCAGGCCTTCGACGGCCTGCGCGCGGCGGGTCGCACCGTCCGGCGGCCGGACCTGACCATGGCCACCGAGGACCACAACGTCCCCACGCTGGACATCCTGAAGCCGATCGCCGACCCGGTCTCCCGCGCCCAGGTCGAGGCGCTGCGGCGCAACGCCGCCGAGTTCGGCATCCGGCTGGCCCCGATGGGCGACCGCGACCAGGGCATCGTGCACGTCATCGGCCCCCAGCTCGGGCTCACCCAGCCCGGCACGACGATCGTCTGCGGCGACAGCCACACCTCCACCCACGGGGCGTTCGGCGCGCTGGCCTTCGGCATCGGCACCAGCGAGGTCGAGCACGTGCTGGCCACCCAGACGCTGCCCCAGCTGCCGGCCAAGCAGATGGCGGTGACCGTCGACGGCGAGCTGCCGCCCGGGGTGAGCGCCAAGGACATCATCCTGGCGGTCATCGCCGAGATCGGCACCGGCGGCGGCCAGGGCCACGTCATCGAGTACCGCGGCAGCGCGATCGAGGCGCTGTCGATGGAGGCCCGGATGACGATCTGCAACATGTCCATCGAGGCCGGCGCCCGGGCCGGGCTCATCGCCCCGGACCAGACGACGTTCGACTTCCTGCAGGGGCGCCCGCACGCGCCGCAGGGTGCGGACTGGGACGCCGCCGTCGCGCAGTGGCGCACGCTGCGCACCGACGACGACGCCGTCTTCGACCGCGAGGTGCGCATCGACGCCGCGTCGCTGACCCCCTACGTCACCTGGGGCACGAACCCCGGCCAGGGCCTGCCGATCGACGCCAGCGTGCCCGACCCGGCGCAGATCGCCGACGAGAGCGAGCGCCGGGCCGCCGAGTCTGCGCTGGCGTACATGGGCCTGACCGCCGGCACCCCGCTGCGCGAGATCGAGGTGGACACCGTCTTCCTGGGCTCGTGCACCAACGGCCGGATCGAGGACCTCCGGGTCGCCGCCGCGCTGCTCAAGGGCAAGCACGTCGACGAGAGCACCCGGATGCTCGTCGTCCCGGGCTCGGTGCAGGTGAAGCTGCAGGCCGAGGCCGAGGGGCTGGACCAGGTCTTCCTGGACGCCGGCGCCGAGTGGCGGGGCGCGGGCTGCTCGATGTGCCTGGGCATGAACCCCGACCAGCTCAAGCCGGGCGAGCGGTCGGCGTCGACCAGCAACCGCAACTTCCAGGGCCGGCAGGGCAAGGGCGGTCGCACCCACCTGGTCTCCCCGGCGGTCGCCGCGGCCACCGCGCTGACCGGCCGGCTCACCGCCCCCGCCGACCTGCCCGACGCCGTCCCGACGACCGTCTGA
- a CDS encoding fumarylacetoacetate hydrolase family protein: protein MRIVRYAHPAGMSFGVLDGDGQVAQIDGHPFGQISFTGQRFAAADVRLLSPILPSKVVGIGKNYADHVKEMNTGEAPAEPLFFLKPSTTVIGPGDAIRIPPGSTNVHHEVELAVVIGARGARQVTPEQAPASIFGYTIGNDVTERDMQRSDGQWTRAKGFDSFCPLGPWIETDLAGLGKDPADLEITCSVDGELRQSGRTSQLLFDVPRLISHVSQVMTLLPGDVVLTGTPAGVGPIRPGQRVECTIEGLGTLTSSVAGADPTSTAGGAR from the coding sequence GTGCGCATCGTCCGTTACGCCCACCCAGCCGGCATGTCCTTCGGGGTCCTCGACGGGGACGGTCAGGTCGCCCAGATCGACGGCCACCCGTTCGGTCAGATCTCCTTCACCGGCCAGCGGTTCGCCGCTGCCGACGTCCGGCTGCTCTCGCCGATCCTGCCGAGCAAGGTGGTCGGCATCGGCAAGAACTACGCCGACCACGTCAAGGAGATGAACACCGGTGAGGCGCCGGCGGAGCCGCTGTTCTTCCTCAAGCCCTCCACCACCGTGATCGGCCCCGGCGACGCGATCCGCATCCCGCCGGGCAGCACCAACGTGCACCACGAGGTGGAGCTCGCCGTCGTCATCGGCGCCCGCGGGGCCCGTCAGGTCACCCCGGAGCAGGCGCCGGCCAGCATCTTCGGCTACACGATCGGCAACGACGTCACCGAGCGGGACATGCAGCGCAGCGACGGGCAGTGGACCCGGGCGAAGGGCTTCGACTCGTTCTGCCCGCTGGGCCCGTGGATCGAGACCGACCTGGCCGGTCTGGGCAAGGACCCGGCGGACCTGGAGATCACCTGCAGCGTGGACGGCGAGCTCCGCCAGTCCGGCCGCACCAGCCAGCTGCTGTTCGACGTCCCGCGGCTGATCTCGCACGTCTCCCAGGTGATGACGCTGCTGCCCGGCGACGTCGTGCTCACCGGCACCCCCGCCGGCGTCGGGCCGATCCGCCCCGGTCAGCGCGTCGAGTGCACCATCGAGGGCCTGGGCACGCTGACCAGCTCCGTGGCCGGTGCCGACCCGACCTCCACCGCCGGTGGCGCCCGATGA
- a CDS encoding M23 family metallopeptidase, which translates to MSAGDVGTATGPVVRRLAARIRPPLLPLGILLILADALGVLRWTALLGIAVLLGAGLLERVRPPAAPLRVVESPVRGPWRALNSPATKVPSHGTHGLGQTWAIDLVLDPPDGSRPELGSGGQWRRPEEYPAFGTPLLSPVDGVVVRVHQRRRDHRARSGWVSLLYLIVVEGFVRSFGGARWIAGNHVVVRADDGVHAALVHLRRGSVRVRPGERVAAGQQLAECGNSGNSSEPHLHVQLCDSPHLAAAGGLPMAFRAGAPDGTDGLPANGELLGATGS; encoded by the coding sequence GTGAGCGCGGGCGACGTCGGCACGGCCACCGGCCCGGTGGTGCGCCGGCTCGCAGCCCGGATCCGGCCGCCGCTGCTCCCGCTGGGCATCCTGCTGATCCTGGCCGACGCCCTCGGGGTGCTGCGGTGGACGGCACTGCTGGGCATCGCCGTCCTGCTCGGCGCCGGGCTGCTCGAGCGGGTGCGCCCGCCCGCGGCACCGCTGCGGGTCGTCGAGTCGCCGGTGCGGGGACCCTGGCGGGCACTCAACTCCCCCGCCACCAAGGTGCCCTCGCACGGCACGCACGGCCTGGGCCAGACCTGGGCGATCGACCTGGTGCTCGACCCGCCCGACGGCAGCCGCCCGGAGCTCGGCTCCGGCGGCCAGTGGCGCCGGCCCGAGGAGTACCCCGCGTTCGGCACGCCGCTGCTCAGCCCGGTCGACGGCGTGGTGGTCCGGGTGCACCAGCGGCGGCGCGACCACCGGGCCCGCAGCGGCTGGGTGTCGCTCCTGTACCTGATCGTGGTGGAGGGCTTCGTCCGGTCGTTCGGTGGCGCGCGCTGGATCGCCGGCAACCACGTCGTCGTCCGGGCCGACGACGGGGTGCACGCCGCCCTGGTGCACCTGCGACGGGGCTCGGTCCGGGTGCGGCCGGGCGAGCGGGTGGCCGCCGGCCAGCAGCTGGCCGAGTGCGGGAACTCCGGCAACAGCAGCGAACCGCACCTGCACGTCCAGCTCTGCGACTCACCCCACCTGGCTGCCGCCGGGGGCCTGCCGATGGCCTTCCGGGCCGGCGCGCCGGACGGCACCGACGGGCTGCCGGCCAACGGCGAGCTGCTCGGGGCGACCGGGTCCTGA